From the genome of Argentina anserina chromosome 4, drPotAnse1.1, whole genome shotgun sequence, one region includes:
- the LOC126791050 gene encoding putative GDP-L-fucose synthase 2 gives MSGAVDDATSPSFFSDKSAKIFIAGHRGLVGSAIVRKLQSLGFTNLVLRTHAELDLTRQADVESFFAAESPQFVILAAAKVGGIHANNTYPADFIAVNLQIQTNVIDASHRSGVKKLLFLGSSCIYPKFAPQPIPENALLTGPLEPTNEWYAVAKIAGIKMCQAYRIQYNWDAISGMPTNLYGPQDNFHPENSHVLPALMRRFHEAKVNGAKEVVVWGTGSPLREFLHVDDLADAVVFLMGSYSGLEHVNVGSGQEVTIKELAELVKEVVGFQGQLVWDSSKPDGTPRKLMDSSKLAGLGWTPKISLKEGLVGTYKWYLENVKQ, from the exons ATGAGTGGCGCCGTTGATG ATGCCACATCGCCTTCCTTCTTCTCCGACAAATCCGCTAAGATCTTCATCGCCGGCCACCGCGGCCTGGTTGGCTCCGCCATCGTCCGCAAGCTCCAATCCCTAGGCTTCACCAACCTCGTCCTCCGCACCCACGCTGAACTCGATCTCACGCGCCAAGCCGACGTCGAGTCCTTCTTCGCTGCCGAAAGCCCCCAATTCGTGATCCTCGCCGCCGCCAAAGTCGGCGGCATTCACGCCAACAACACCTACCCGGCTGACTTCATCGCCGTCAACCTCCAAATCCAGACCAACGTCATCGACGCCTCCCACCGCTCCGGCGTCAAGAAGCTCCTCTTCCTCGGCTCCTCCTGCATCTACCCCAAGTTCGCTCCTCAGCCCATCCCTGAAAACGCGCTCCTGACGGGCCCACTGGAGCCCACCAATGAGTGGTACGCCGTTGCCAAGATCGCCGGCATCAAGATGTGCCAGGCGTACCGGATTCAGTACAACTGGGACGCCATTTCCGGCATGCCGACCAACTTGTACGGCCCTCAGGACAACTTCCACCCCGAGAATTCGCACGTGCTGCCGGCGTTGATGAGGCGGTTTCATGAGGCCAAGGTCAATGGCGCCAAAGAGGTGGTGGTTTGGGGGACTGGGAGCCCACTGAGGGAGTTTCTCCACGTCGATGATCTCGCCGACGCGGTGGTGTTCTTGATGGGGAGTTACAGTGGGTTGGAGCATGTCAATGTGGGCAGTGGACAGGAGGTTACTATTAAGGAGTTGGCGGAATTGGTTAAGGAAGTTGTGGGGTTTCAAGGTCAGCTTGTTTGGGACTCGTCTAAGCCGGATGGAACTCCCAGGAAGCTCATGGATAGCTCCAAGCTCGCCGGATTGGGTTGGACCCCGAAGATCTCGCTAAAGGAGGGGCTGGTTGGTACCTACAAGTGGTACTTGGAGAATGTCAAGCAATGA
- the LOC126791361 gene encoding gamma-glutamyl peptidase 5-like, which produces MKVERERRYALLLAAKDSEYVKKVYGGYFNVFVAAFGEEGERWDLFRVVDGEFPKMSELHEYDGFVVSGSPYDAYGHDQWIIKLCFLLQTLDAMEKKVLGICFGHQVLCRALGGKVGKAYTGWDIGLRKVKMVKDLNPFGFLANLDEIPAALSIIECHQDEVWEVPLGAQVIAFSDKTGVEMFTIGGHVLGIQGHPEYTNDILSNLIDRLLNNNSIEKGFAENARLGLEKAEPDRKCWEKICRNFLKGR; this is translated from the exons ATGAAGgttgaaagagaaagaagatatGCTCTTCTGCTTGCAGCAAAAGATTCCGAGTACGTGAAGAAAGTGTATGGTGGCTACTTCAATGTGTTTGTTGCTGCTTTCGGGGAGGAAGGAGAGAGGTGGGACTTGTTCAGGGTAGTCGACGGCGAGTTCCCGAAAATGAGTGAGCTTCATGAGTATGATGGATTTGTAGTCAGTGGAAGCCCTTATGATGCTTATGGCCATGACCAGTGGATTATCAAACTCTGTTTTCTCTTGCAAACTTTGGATGCCATGGAGAAGAAAGTCCTCGGAATTTGCTTCGGTCATCAG GTGTTGTGTAGAGCACTGGGAGGAAAAGTTGGGAAAGCTTACACTGGATGGGATATCGGACTGAGAAAGGTGAAAATGGTGAAGGACCTCAACCCGTTTGGCTTCCTCGCCAACTTAGATGAAATCCCAGCTGCCCTTTCCATCATAGAGTGCCACCAGGATGAGGTTTGGGAAGTTCCTTTGGGTGCTCAAGTAATCGCCTTCTCGGACAAAACTGGGGTGGAGATGTTCACCATTGGAGGTCATGTTCTGGGGATTCAAGGTCATCCAGAGTATACAAATGACATCCTTTCTAATCTCATCGATCGCCTTCTCAATAACAACTCCATTGAG AAAGGTTTTGCTGAAAACGCAAGACTCGGACTTGAAAAGGCAGAGCCAGACAGGAAGTGTTGGGAGAAAATCTGCAGGAATTTTCTCAAAGGAAGATAA